One Thermocladium sp. ECH_B genomic region harbors:
- a CDS encoding peptide ABC transporter ATP-binding protein → MLLKIRDLNVGYKTIFGKLNVLSDVNLDIDKDEIVGIVGESGSGKSTLGHTITRLLPPSAIVSGSVHIDGVDMLSLSENAITKYRGTTVFMILQNPFTSLNPVKTVGYQLLEAARIRMQRDGEAWNEDRGYDASINALKELRFPDPEVIMRKYPHQLSGGQIQRVVLAMALILKPKVLIADEPTSALDVTIQAQVVNLFKDLNKELNTAILFITHDISLAYVISTRLVVLYAGRIMEDGEVDSVVKEPMHPYTQKLIAGVPDMSKFTTPDVRLESIPGQPPSFMNLPSGCKFNPRCPFVKDICKSQEPQLIKTDSRRMVRCWLYE, encoded by the coding sequence ATGCTTCTGAAGATCCGTGATCTTAATGTTGGGTATAAGACTATCTTCGGAAAACTAAATGTGCTCAGCGATGTTAATCTCGATATAGATAAAGATGAGATAGTTGGCATAGTTGGGGAGAGCGGAAGCGGGAAATCAACTCTGGGTCACACAATAACTAGGCTTCTACCGCCAAGCGCAATAGTATCAGGCTCGGTGCATATAGATGGGGTTGACATGCTTTCCCTCAGCGAGAACGCCATCACTAAGTATAGGGGGACAACTGTATTCATGATTCTTCAGAATCCATTCACTAGCCTTAACCCTGTTAAGACAGTTGGTTACCAATTGCTTGAAGCCGCGCGCATACGCATGCAGCGAGATGGCGAGGCATGGAACGAGGATAGGGGGTATGATGCCTCCATTAATGCGCTAAAGGAGCTGAGGTTTCCTGATCCCGAGGTAATAATGAGGAAGTATCCCCATCAATTATCCGGGGGACAGATACAGAGGGTGGTGCTGGCCATGGCGCTCATACTTAAGCCTAAGGTCTTGATAGCTGATGAACCGACATCTGCACTTGATGTAACAATTCAAGCCCAGGTAGTTAATCTATTTAAGGACCTCAACAAGGAATTAAATACTGCCATACTATTCATAACGCACGATATTAGCCTAGCATATGTCATCTCCACGAGACTAGTTGTACTTTATGCCGGCAGGATAATGGAGGATGGCGAAGTTGATTCCGTAGTTAAGGAGCCCATGCATCCATATACGCAGAAATTAATAGCTGGAGTCCCCGACATGTCTAAGTTCACTACTCCCGACGTGAGGTTAGAATCAATACCGGGCCAACCGCCATCCTTCATGAATTTACCAAGCGGCTGCAAATTCAACCCTAGGTGTCCATTTGTGAAGGATATTTGCAAGAGCCAGGAGCCGCAACTGATTAAAACTGATTCAAGGAGAATGGTGAGGTGCTGGCTATATGAGTGA